The Camelina sativa cultivar DH55 unplaced genomic scaffold, Cs unpScaffold00662, whole genome shotgun sequence genome includes a region encoding these proteins:
- the LOC104773827 gene encoding proline--tRNA ligase, chloroplastic/mitochondrial — protein sequence MVACLRVPSLTSLLFPATTRYPASLRRTVYLRNRRPLSGFATAPSGTTASTETKSAEVDRLKSDRAVTPRTKDFNAWYLDVIGSAELADYGPVRGTMVIRPYGYAIWEAIQEYLNVKFKETGHSNMYFPQFIPYSFIEKEASHVEGFSPELALVTVGGGKELEEKLVVRPTSETIVNHMFTQWIHSYRDLPLMINQWANVTRWEMRTKPFIRTLEFLWQEGHTAHATPEEAEKEAKQMIEIYTRFAFEQTAIPVIPGRKSKLETFAGADITYTIEAMMGDRKALQAGTSHNLGQNFSRAFGTQFADENGERQHVWQTSWAVSTRFVGGIIMTHGDDTGLMLPPKIAPIQVVIVPIWKKDNEKTGVLSAASSVKEALQTAGFRVKLDDTDQRTPGWKFNFWEMKGIPLRIEIGPRDVSSNSVVVSRRDIPGKAGKVFGISMEASTLVAYVKEKLDEIQSSLLEKAVSFRDSNIVDVNSYDELKEAISSGKWARGPWSASDADEQRVKEETGATIRCYPFEQPKGTKTCLMTGNPAEEVAIFAKSY from the exons ATGGTGGCGTGTCTGAGAGTCCCTTCACTCACTTCCCTTCTATTTCCCGCCACAACTCGTTACCCAGCTTCTCTCCGTCGAACCGTATATCTACGGAACAGACGACCTCTCTCTGGATTCGCGACGGCGCCGAGTGGTACTACTGCTTCGACGGAGACTAAGTCGGCGGAGGTTGACCGGCTTAAGTCTGACCGAGCCGTTACGCCTCGCACAAAGGACTTCAATGCTTGGTACCTTGATGTTATAGGTAGTGCTGAGCTCGCCGATTATGGTCCTGTTCGTGGTACTATGGTTATTCGTCCTTACGGTTACGCGATCTGGGAAGCGATTCAG GAGTATTTGAATGTGAAGTTCAAAGAGACTGGCCATAGCAACATGTACTTCCCACAG TTTATACCATACTCGTTTATTGAGAAAGAAGCTTCACACGTTGAGGGATTTAGTCCTGAACTAGCTCTTGTCACTGTAGGAGGAGGAAAAGAACTTGAGGAGAAGCTTGTG GTTCGGCCTACTAGTGAAACCATAGTGAATCACATGTTTACTCAGTGGATTCACAGCTATCGTGATCTTCCTCTCATGATCAATCAG tggGCTAATGTCACTAGATGGGAGATGCGGACAAAACCATTTATTAGGACTCTTGAATTTCTTTGGCAAGAGGGTCATACTGCTCATGCCACTCCTGAGGAGGCAGAAAAGGAG GCAAAACAAATGATCGAAATCTACACCCGATTTGCTTTTGAGCAAACTGCAATACCTGTTATTCCAGGtcgaaaatcaaaattagaaactttTGCTGGTGCTGATATAACCTATACTATTGAGGCTATGATGGGAGATCGGAAGGCTCTGCAGGCTGGTACCAGCCACAATTTAGGGCAGAACTTTTCTCGTGCCTTTGGAACTCAG TTTGCAGATGAGAATGGAGAAAGGCAACATGTGTGGCAGACATCATGGGCAGTGAGTACACGTTTTGTCGGTGGCATTATTATGACTCACGGAGATGACACTGGTCTTATGCTTCCCCCCAAGATAGCTCCAATACAG gTAGTAATTGTACCTATTTGGAAGAAGGACAATGAGAAAACAGGAGTTCTCAGTGCTGCATCATCAGTCAAGGAAGCTCTGCAAACTGCTGGGTTTAGAGTTAAACTTGATGACACAGATCAACGAACTCCGGGATGGAAGTTCAATTTCTGGGAAATGAAG GGAATTCCTCTAAGGATTGAAATTGGTCCACGCGATGTATCTAGTAACAGTGTTGTTGTCTCAAGGAGGGATATACCAGGAAAGGCAGGAAAAGTTTTTGGAATATCAATGGAGGCATCAACGTTAGTGGCCTATGTAAAAGAGAAGTTGGATGAGATCCAATCATCGCTTCTAGAAAAGGCGGTATCATTCAGGGACAG TAACATTGTGGATGTGAACTCATACGATGAGCTCAAAGAGGCAATATCTTCAGGGAAATGGGCAAGAGGTCCTTGGTCAGCCAGTGACGCGGATGAACAAAGGGTAAAAGAAGAAACCGGAGCAACCATTCGTTGTTACCCGTTTGAACAGCCGAAAGGGACTAAAACATGCCTAATGACTGGAAATCCAGCAGAAGAAGTTGCAATCTTTGCCAAGTCTTACTAA